In the genome of Lactuca sativa cultivar Salinas chromosome 3, Lsat_Salinas_v11, whole genome shotgun sequence, the window tttaggaggcctccccaaaccgtaaactcatatgaacatggggAAATGATGATTTTCGAGTGTAAACATGTTCATactaagcacacaagaagctagggcaagtgtacttacgTTATAGGAGCTTGGATGAtcgtttttggccaagaacactagtgtgtgctcttggtgttcttgaagaacacttgaagatctaagaaaaaatcaaaaatccattgATGAAGTGatgtaaaaacactagattaagtgttatatgaacgAATCTAGGCAAGAAACACTTACGTTTTGGCGGATTTGACGGAAAAGAAATATGATACATGAGAGgatttcttgagtgttcttgaggtggaagttggaaaaatgagagaaaatgactaagtgtcatatttatactctcgGGGGTTTGCAGTCGTAAACTCCGAGTTTTCTCCCGTAAATccaaatttttggagttttgcGACTTACATTAAACACGACAACTCTAAATTTAtacttccttatttttggttcacttgacgaatattatttaaaatattccaacgggattAAATCCGaccaaaaatgttttaaaataaattggCTAATTTTTGGATTGCTTAATTGCGGAGtttatacaaataaaaatttcgggttgtcacatgtatTCATCAAGTTTgtatagaaaatgtggggtattgttggaactttatTCTAAATCGTAGAATGTGGGACTTGTGCCACATAGGAAGAAGAGAAAACCTTATCCCTATATATAAGACTTTTCCCACCTATTTAATCAAATGGATGAAGTAATGAATTAAGTATCTTGGGTTTGGATTGTGGTGTTGAACTAGTCACATTAGGCTACTAGTAGGCTTGGATTTATTAAATGTTAATGGTCAAATATAGGGACtggggccttggggctcttgggcaCTTCttgtataaataatatttttttaaatctaaaattaattttaatttatttagtaAAAAACAAATTCTGTTAAATATAGGATTAAATACAGACAGTTTTGAGTAGTTACTGGTTGGTGGTTTACAACCACAATTGGAAGGCTATAAATACATGGAATCAGACATAATTTGAGGACTAATCAAAACCATACACTTACTCTCAAAAATCGTTCTTCATATCAAAGGGATCATGGTGAATTTTGACATATTCAAGATCTGTTCTTGAATTGTTTGTTGTATCCTCAAGACAGACCCATACTAATGAATTAAGTATCTTGGGTTTGGATTGCGGTGTTGAACTAGTCACATTAGGCTACTAGTAGGCTTggatttattaaatattaatggtCAACGATATAgacttgggccttggggctcttgggcaCTTCttgaataaataatatttttttaaatataaaattaattttaatttatttagtaAAAAACAAATTCTATTAAATATAGGATTAACTACAGACAGTTTTGAGTAGTTATTGGTTGGTGGTTTACAACCATAATTGGAAGGCTATAAATACATGGAATCAGACAGAATTTGAGGACTAATCAAAACCATACATTCTCTCGAAAATCGTTCCTCATATCAAAGGATCATAGAGAATTTTGACATATTCAAGATCTATTCTTGAATTGTTTGTTGTATCCTCAAGACAGACCCATACCAGAGCAATTTCTATCTTAGGACACTACAATTGCAAGCCTTTGAGTTTCAATTTTCTGTTGTAAACATCAACATTCAAGTATGTATTCTAATTTGTGAatctttgatatatatatatatatatatatatatatatatatatatatatatatatatatatacacacacacacataaattcGATTTAACTATGTTTCTGTTTGTCCAATTTCATATTTGATTACTTTTGGCTTAACAAGTACATACCACTATGACATCCATAATGATCCATAGGACGAACATAGAGAGTTTGAAGTGGTCAACAAACAATTGATGAGTACTTAGTCCACCATTATATTCCTAGAAATTAGCAACACATGCATTTTCTttctttataataaaaaatatttgttatgtctataaatgatttgttataaGAATTTCCATTACTTCCATGGTAATTTTCAGAAAATtctcaatattttggttatttgataAAAGTAgggtaattttcaaaaaaaaaaaaaaaaaaaaaactcaatattGTGACCAAACTAAAGAAAAAGGACATGATATAGGTTAAATCTATGTAACCGGACAAAAAtggttttttcgaagttttaatGGATATTCTGcgtttttctgtaaacaaaatttagtttgCTACTTTTTCATAAATTGAATTAAAAAGTTAATACTTTACTAGagttttctttagtttttttttttttttttttgtattttaaatatattaatgtattctttttatgtatttatatgaatttttaaatatatatattttttttgtattttggtatatttttcatgtatttatgatgtttttatatagttttttttgtatattttttgtgtattttaaatgtattaatatattttttacatattttttggtatttttaagtattttatgtattttggtatatttgttttgatttatttatgtatttttacttCAACTTTTTTTGTAAGCTAACTATTAGACTTTATAAAGAAGGAAAAAAAGAAGCACCGGAGTACTTCAAAACAAACATTTTTcaatgattatccttaccaaaccACATAATTTTTGTAGGTAAATTCTTACTTGTTTACTTGAATTCAGTTTTAGAAGCACAAAATTTACGAATATCTTTGTTGTTAACAAAGATATTCGTAAATTTTGTTTATCTAAAAACTGAATTCAAAATAAATAGAAGAATTTATCTGCAAAAATGACTTTGATTGCTAATGATTGAGAAATATTTGTTTTAAAGTAGTCTGATGCTTATTTTTTTACAAGGTCTAATAGTTTGCTCACAATGAAACATTTGTTAGTGTATATTGTATACGTGTGTATATTAGCCCAATATAAGTTTTATTGTAATCGGCCCAACAACCCTGTATATACTCTATATATTACCTTGTATTGTATGTTTTCGGTATGGAATGAGAATCAGATTGATTGCCATCCAATAATATGGTATCAGAGATTTTCTGCTAAAATTTCTGCTTTCTTATTCTCTCCTTCCACAAGCCATGGCCATCCCCTTCAACCCTAAATCTTGCTTCTCCTTCTGTTGTCAACATCATGCCTGAACCTACATCACCAATACACAAAGTTTTTTGTGTCAACAACATCAAGTCTCACATTCCTCTTAACCTTTATCTTGAAAGACTAAATTATGATGTGTGGCGTGAACTATTCACAACTCACTGTGAAGCATATGATGCTCTCGACCACATTGATGAAATGTATGATGATCCCAATCCAAAGCCCACTGATCCCAACCAGAAGAAAGTTGATTCGGCTGTTAAATGATGGATTTACTCAACCTTTTCACAGAATACTCTTAATATGATTCTGAAATGAGCCACCTATGCTAGACAATTTTGGCTCACCATCGAACGTCTCTTCCGCGACAATAACGATTCAAGAGAAATCCAACTTGACACCGAGCTTCGTAACCTCCCCAAGAAAAGGTTCCTGATAAAAATCTTGTTATTTATGCTATTAATGGGTTGTCTTCCCGCTTTGATAATGTCACTGGCATCATCTGCCATCGTATCCCATTTCCATCCTTTGAAGATACACACTCTATTTTGCTTTCTAAAGAACAGAGGATTCTCCTCCACCGACCCCCTCAATCATCGGCTCATATTGACAACTCCTCTTCACCATCGCTGCTACACACTACCACCGACAATAGCCGCCGTTAGGACCGCCACCAAGATCACCAGACCTCCCAAAATAGACGACGCCAGCAAGGGTCTAACCACAATTGACCATTGCCACCACCACAGCAGTATGGTTGGGTATACATACCGCCACCAGGTTCTTCTCAGCCCCCTTGGACTCATTAGAATTTCCCTATCAATGCTCCCTGCTGGGCTGCCAACTCTCGACAGTAGACGCCAGGCCTTCTTGGCCCACTTCCTTCACGGACTCACTTACCTATTGCATAAGCCCATCTTGCTGCAACTTCCCCTGCACCATCCCAACACACAAATGCTACAGTAACTCCATCGTGGGCCTAGTTTAGGACCGAACAATAGCCCACAGCTCTTCCATAATTATTTAGCCCCATGTCACTTCAAGAGCCGGGCGAATGGGTTATGGACACGGGTGCAATGGACCACGTTCATGCAAACCAAGGTATACTCCAATCCTTTCTTGATAAGAATACTTATCAGAATATCCTTGCTGATGACGGGACCAAAATACCTGTAGTTGCGACCGAACATACCTTATTTCCTATACAAAATAACTATTGTGCCCTTCATCTAAACAATGTCCTCATCACACCTTCAATCATCAAAAATCTAATTTTTGTACGTAAATTCACTCGTCAAAATAAATGATCCATTGAATTTGATGACTTTGGTTTTACTGTCAAGGATTACAGGACTCGTCTACCCCTAATCTGATGTGACAGTGATGACCCGCTCTACCCAGTTctccctcaaactccttaagctCTCTTTACCACAAGCTCTTTAGTTTGGCACCACTTTACCTGACCCTACTCCCTCCCCTCCCCCTTGGAACCTCCTCACTCCTCTCTCTCTACTTCTCAAACTGAGCACCCGCCATCTTATACTAAATCCTCAAATCATAACAACAATATCCCTCGTACACGTACACTTACCATGACCACTCGACCCGTAATGGTATCGTCAAACCCATTCAAAAGTTAAATCTCCatacctcttctctctctcctgtCCCCTTGTAACATCTACATGCTATTAAGGACCCTAACTGGCGTCAGGCTATGCTTGATAAGTACAATGCCCTTATCTCGAACAGGACTTGGATCCTTATCCCTAGACCCAAGGGGTTAATATTGTAAGGTCTATGTGGCTTTTTCGCCACAAATTTAATGCAGATGGCTCTCTCTCTCATGCTACAAAGCAAGACTTGTAGCAAATGGTCGCAGTTAACAACAAGGCATCGAATAGCAATGAGACTTTCAGCTGTTGTCAAATAGGCCATCATACACATAGTTTTCAGCATTGCTGTCTCCTGACCGATTCATCAGCTTGACGTAAAGaatgcatttcttcatggacaCTTACAGGAAACCGTATATATGTTTCAACCTCCGGGATTCAAAGATACTCAGTTTCCGGATCACATATGTCGTCTTTAGAGATCTGTTTATGGTCTCAAGCAAGATCCTAGTGCATGGTACAACCATTTTGCCCATCACGCCACATCCATTGGTTTTCACCACAGTCGGACCCGTTATTATTCATTCTTCACTCAGCTGGTGCAACCGCATATTTATTACTTTATGTTGACGACATCATACTGACATCTTCTTCTACATCTCTCTTACAGTAAATTATTGCCAAACTTAGCAGTGAGTTTTTCATGACCGATCTTGGATCACTTAACTATTCTTTACGTATCTCTATTGTCCGATCTTCCACAGGTCTTTTCCTCTCTCAACAGAAGTATGCCTGTGAGATTTTAGATCAAGCCAACATGAGAAATTGTAACCCATGTCGGACTCCGGCTAAACCACTCCACAAACTAGATGCATCCGGCACACCAGTAACTGACCCCACTTTAATTCGCAGTCTAGTAGGTGCCCTTCAGTATGTCACTTTCACCAAACATTGCTTTCGCAATTCAACAAATTTGCTTATACATGCATGATCCGCGCGAGCCCCATCTTAACGCTCTCAAACAGATTCTTCGCTATGTGCGGGGAACACTTGACTATGGGCTCCAACTATACGTCTCCACCACTTCATCTCTTGTTGCATACTCTGACGCGGACTGGGGGGATGTCCTGCAACCAGACGCTCCATTGCAGGATACTGTGTACTTCTTGGAGACAACCTCATTTCTTGGACCTCCAAAAGACAAGGCACCATTTCCAGATCTAACGCTAGCTGAGGCTGAATACCGTGGTGTTGCCAACACCATTGTTGAAATCTCCTGGCTCCGGAACCTTGTTATTGAACTTCATTGTCCTACGCCACAAGCAACCATTGTATATTATGACAACGTCAGTGCGGTTTACATGTCAATCAAACCAGTTCAACACCAAAGAACGAAACATATCGAAATCAACATTCACTTTGTTCGTGACAAAGTAGCTCTTGGCCATATCTTCAACAAAGGTCTACCCATTATGtcgatatcttcaccaaaggtCTACCCACCAGCTTATTCACAGATTTTCGCTCCGGTTTAAACGTCTGTCATTTCCCTCCCGATCAAACTGCGGGGGGATGTTAGTGTATATTGTATACGTATGTATATTAGCCCAATATTAGTTTTATTGTAATCGGCCCAACAGCCTGTTTATACTCTATATATTACCTTGTATTGTATGTTTTCGGTATGAAATGAGAATTGTCATCCAATAATAACATTAAGTAAAAAAttcataaatacgtaaaaaaataccaaaatacttaacaatacttaaaaaaatacatataaatttataaaaaccacgtttatatatttaatatacataaagatttgtaaaaaattatataaaaaactttaaaaagTAGATAATTACATGAAAAATATACCAAAATACATAAAAGTACATAGAAATACTTGGAATtttatataaatacgtaaaaaatacgtttatacatttgaaatacataaaatacgtaaaaatatatataaaaaatgaaaaaaaaaaactttaaagaaacttataaatatgtaaaaatacttaaaaatacataTGAATACATAAAAATACTGTTATACATTATATGcaaatttttagaaaatttataaaaatgtctcattattttggaaaaattGACGATGTGGTCCGATGACATGAACATGTCAAAAGAGGCTGAAATAAAGAAATTTGTTAGTTTCTTgggtttttatatataaaaaaaagtttgaaacttAATCGGTAATTTTCTCAAAATCATGAGAATTTTCTACAAATATCCTTTTTAGATTAGTTACATTAATCCCAAATCAAATGTATCGGCTTTCTTATTTCAGCCTTGTACTCAAATATTTACTTTAGTTGTTTTGCCAAAGTCTCACCAGATTGCTATTTTCGTGTTTAGGTCAATTGCAAATTGTTTCAACTCTTTTGTATAAACTGAGAACATAACATTTGCCAGTGTTTGATTTTCATAGAAATAAGCCTTTCTCATTGCTTTATCAACCACATGCATAATGTACTTAAGGGATTTAAAGTCTCTTTCATGCTTGAAACTCTGTTATTTTCCCTGTATTAGATCATCAATATGCGTGTtgtgataaaattttcatttggcTAATTTTCATCTTCCTTTTTTATAGGCAGATACGAAATGGACAACCTAGAGTGTAAGATTAGGTCATGGGGAAAAAATTACCGTATGATTGGCTTGGGTTATTACAAGATACAGAAGATTTAACTGAATATGTAACACTACaacattcttaaaaaaaattTGTGTTGATAATACATATAATATATGAATTAGTAACACTCAAccacataaactgaaaataaaatCACAGCAAGGGAAAGCAGCAGAGTCGAGAATCCATATTATCAGGTTAAAGAACATACAGTAGTTAAACACTTAAacgttctatttttttttatatacagTAATACAATACGGTCTTCTTATGTTAGTGTTAAGATTCTTCAACATGTAATTCATAAGAAGCTTGTATCAAGAGTGAAGAGGAATTGTAATTTAAACCTTCTGTATACGTTTTGCAAAACCCTATTGAAATATGTATTTGAATTTGTATTTATTTGACATAAAAtgaataatatttttttgttgtatAAAATTAATTTACCAATGTTATTTTGCTACTTTTTACATGTATTGGAAATCCAAGTGATGGAAAAAGTTGCTAAATTTCACCTGAAAAGATAGCTAATGCAAATCCGTTGCTATACTACAAGAGAAACTTGTGTAGCTAAATTTCTAGAAGGATTGCAATTTTCATAGACTTATTTATCTACTACGTAATGACATAAGAAAACATATCCAGAGTATCTTAACAAGAAGGAATATAAATGCTGATATAAGAAAACGTATCAGTAGTATCTTAACAAGAAGCCATTTAAATGCTGATGCAAGAAAACATATCGGTAGTAGTATCTAACAAGTATCTTAACAAGAAAGCATTTAAATGCGGATATAAGAAAACATATCTGTAGTATCTTAAAAAGAAGGCATCTAATTTCATAAATATCATAGGGTGAATCCTAGGAAACTACAGaaaaataaagaacattgaaaGTACACTATATTAGGCCTTCATCAACAGATTTGAAACTTGGTGCTTCGTTGGTCTTTCAAGAGGATTGGAGTTCAAACATGCTCTTGAGACTCTCAATACTGACATAACTTGTTTCTCAACTTGGGATGAGGGAGGCGGTATCCGACTGTCTTCCACATTTGCTAACACCAGATGATCATCTGATAATGTTAATAAAGATGTTATGAGTTCTCCAGGATGCTTTCCCATGACCACTTCTAGTGCAACAACTCCAAAGCTATACACATCACATTTCTCATTTCCCACCATCGTATAAGAAAGCTCTACATCCAAAGAAacataagaaaaaaaacaaaaaagctaTATCAACCTCACATGATTCTAACGTAGATACATATTTATGTACATCATGAAACTTAAGAAGATGTAGAACTACAATTACAAGATTTTGTTACCTGGAACGATATAACCATAGGTTCCTGCTACTGCAGTCCAGTTTGATGAGTCTAGCTTTAAAAGCTTGGATGTCCCAAAATCAGAAATGCATGCCTCATAATCAGAATCGAGAAGGATGTTGGATATGGAAATGTCTCTATGAATTATAGGAGGTGTGCAATCGTGATGCATATAAGCCAAACCATTAGCAACGCCCTTTACAATATTTACTCTTTTCAACAAATCCAATTCTTTTGCCAAGACATCGCTTCTTAAGATTGATCCAAGGCTTCCCTTTTCAAGGTATTCATAAATCAAAAATGAGTGACGGGGATGGGAGCAATATCCATAGAGTTTCACTATGTTTCGGTGCCTTATGTTCGTTAATGCCCGTACCTCATTAAGGAAACCACTATGATCAACATTCTCGGATGATGAATGAAGTCTCTTGACAGCAACCACATTGTCAGGTTGTAGCTTTGCCTTGTAAACAATACCGTATCCTCCTGTCCCTATACAGTACGCTTCACTGAAATCATTTGTTGCCTTCAAGATATCATCATACACTACTTTACCATCAAAACTTGTAATATGGAAATAATCACCACTTTCTTCTTCCAATGGTTTACGTGGAGACTTTTTCCATTGTTGTCGATAAGCAATGAATCCATACGTGAATAAACCAAGTAAAACTACCCCTATAAGGGGGAGCATAATTACAAGGATGAGCTTGTGACGAAAGGGATGGTTTTTCTTCTTCTTAATTTGACTTGTACAAAGTTTCACTCCCGTAACATTTCCACACAaacatggattgccttgtatggACGCATTCAACAAGTTGGGGCTCGGTGGAACCGGACCTGTGAGCTCATTGTAAGACAGGTCAATATCAATTCCATAATGCAAATTTGTAAAAGCATTAGGAATAGAACCAGATAGCATATTGTGGGAAAGATCCGATTTCTGCTAAGTTTGTAAAGTTTGAACTTCAGATGGTATCTCTTTTGTGAACAAATTCCGAGATAAATCAAGTTTCTCAAGATGAACTAATTTACCAATCTCGGACAGGATTTTTCCACTGAGCTTCTTATTACTAAGATTCAGGTAATTGATTTGTGCCCATTGACCAATACTTCTGGGTATCAACCCATTCAATCTGTTTGTTGATAGATCTAGTACAAGGAGTTCATGGAATGATGCAAGCTCCAGAGGTATAGTGCCTGAAAGTTGGTTATTAGACAAGTACAAATTCAGCATACTTTTCATCTTCCCATATTCCACAGGGATTTCACCTACCAACTGATTGGAAGAAAGATCAAGCCTCCTTAATTGAGTTGAATTTTTTAACTCTGATGGTATGCTGCCACTAAGCTTAGGCCTcgtttgtttttctataaaagtacTTTTTGAACACTTTTCCCTTTTGGCTGGGAGACGTTTTGCAAGTGCATGTCTTCTTCCATAAACttggaaaaagacaaaagacatataaccacttccaaaacaaacagcaccttattCTGGCTAGCGTCAAGATCAGTAAGAGAGTTCAAATTCCCAAGTCCAGTAGGAATTGGACCAGATAATTTATTCACATCTAGGTACAGAAGCTGTAGGTTACTCAGGTTTGCTAGAGATAAAGGAATAGAACCACTAAGTTGATTGTTACTTACTACAGTGAGAGACTTCAAATTTGCTTCGGGAACAAGAACCATGTCGAGAagtgcactactagaaaaaggttAATAGAGTACGGTTGAAATTATGAATATAGTACGTACATAGCAGGCGTACTAGTAGAGGGGTGTATTAGATTACATGCATAATAAAGTACGGCTATTTAACCGTATTATATGTATCCTATACCATCCCATACAATCATCTAGTACGCCATATATAAACTTCTAATACACCAAAACAACCGTACTTgatgtctcaagtatcatctaaTACGTCATATATACACATCTAATACACCAATAAACAACCGTACTTGATGCTTTGCATTCCAGCCTTATTCCAGCCTTTCAAGCAGCCTTTCCAGCCCATTCTGGCTTTGCATTCCAGCCTTATTAATCAGCCAATTCCACTCCATGGATGCTGCGGAACACATGGATCACCATTCCAACTATTCCAACTGAAACAAACTCTTTAATTTCTGCAAAGCTTTTACCATGTGAATTGTAACCAATTGATCAATCTCTATAAAATACAAACCTACTATATGATTCCATTCCAATCATAAGAAGTGGGACATCATTGATCATGTTTTCATTTTAAGAAACAGAAAAAAATTACAATAACCATTTAGTTCATTAAACATAAAAACattaatattctttcagaattcagACTACAGTCTATACAATCTAAAAGTTGTATACCTAGTTCATTAAAcataaaaacattcttaaatttatTAATGTCACACCTCTGACCTCTATTTACCCTTTGTGGCTAATTCAGTGTATGCCTACAAAAACAAGAAAACTTAGGATTCAAAATCTCAAATAACTTTTAATGAAGAAAACTCAAATTATTGGACATTCATGCCATTAACAACTTCATCTATAGCAATGCAAGGGTGAAAACTTCTCCACAACATAAAAAAATATGAGCAAATACAACATGAAATACAAGGGATGTTTGTGTACCTCCATAACAACAACCTCCCTAACTTGAAATCTGCAAACTTCCACAATAAAACACAaaatatagcatcctacttttataTATCTCATTTTCCATAAAAAAAACTTTCGTCCAATTCCTCACTAGAAAATGGTTTTTTGAAAAACATAACCAATTATAACAATGTATATAGAACAACTAACCGTTAACTTGAAAAAGACTTCACTTTATCTCCAAAAGTTCTCAGCCATGTTTTAATTCGTTCGTCCAATTCCTCACTAGAAAATGGTTTTTTGTCCTTCCAAATGTTCTACAAACAAATTAAGATAAAAAATTTGTTATTTAACAAAGGTGAGCCTTTAGTACAATaaacaaaaatgcaaaaaaaatatCTAACAATATACTTACATTCGGAAATCCATGTTGTCGAAAAAGTACAAACTCATGCATCCAGTTCATAACGTAGTAACCACACTCCCAATCGGACAATTGTTGATTGCACTAAAACGATTATATACGTATGAGATTGGAATAGTCTCTGAATCTTTTGGTCCTGGACAGAAAATTTCAAAAGGATCAATGTGATTGAAGATTACACAGAAGATGAATTGAATTTGGGATCTAGAAATCTTTTTCTCTATTcacttttcttttttatttacagaagggtaaaatggtcatttactcattTACTCACATAAAGAAAGTTGATATTATATGATTATATCTTGTATTTGTGAATCAGTTACTTGAATATTTTTCTGAAAGAATGATATCTGAAGAGACATTAAGGAGAAATCATGTCATGCAAAGAAGATATGAAAAACAGATAGAAAGAGTTTACTAATTTACAAATAACATTAACCACTTGTTTTCTAGCCTCAGATAATCAAGAAAAACAATGCATGTTATGTGGAACTGAATTTTGACAAATATTACCTGAGGAAAACGTCGAAGAGCCAATCCTAAGTTCCTTATGATGAATAAATCAACAGTTACTATTTCAAGTACATAAGGCCTTTGTACCTTAACAGCAACCAAATCCCCATTTTCCTTTAATCTACCCTTATACACCTTCCCAAGTGAGGCTGCTGCTATAGGAGAAGTTGTGAGCTCTGAATAGATGTTTGGTGAAAATGTATGATGAGATTATTTTGATGCAGTGCTCGGTAGATTCTCAATTGGAATTGATGATGTTCAACCTGGGGATGATTTGAATCACAACACAAACAAAATCATTTCACAAGGGAATAAAAAATGTGATAATTTCATACCCGATTTAATAAAGGAAACCTTTTCTTCTTAATTCCTTTACAAATGAATTGTCCAAATAGAAATAgtaaaacataataatattataaactcAAACAGACCTCAAATTCTTCCGTGGATTTTAGAACAATAAACTTTTTCCACATTGCTTTGTCAAGGTACGGGTATTCTTTTACTGGATTGACACCTTTTTCCCACAACTTAAGAAGCGCCGACTTGTAGGCCTTCCATTGCGTGTTGCAATCTCTAAGTACTTGTGCTTTATGATTATCATCTCGTATATGCCAATAATTCtgcttttttaaataaaaaatgaagatAACAATTATTAGGTAAATGATATGATACAACTTGTATGATAGAAGAGAATAACATGGCAGGAAATTGTGATTGCTACTATTAAATGATATCAAAAGTGTGTTGAAATGAGTTTTACCTTTATGTTCAACCACAATTGATCCTTGTCACATTGATCCACTAAATCCCAACTATCTATAAGGATAGAAATCATCTTCCTCGTAGTCACTCCATGATAACTGGTGAACTTAAAGCGGTTAGGTCCAATAGCTCTATCGAATTGATCAAACTCAACTGTTAAATTTGATAGATATTCTTTGGAATGATCTCTGATCAATGTCACActtctctttttcttttctttactGTCCATTGTATGCCTACAAAAGCATAAACACTCGTATAATTAATTCTAAGAGTCTCGAACACCAAAAAAAAAACcagaattttatataaaattaaagatgCCCAAGGTAAGTTTATgctcttttcaaaacaaattcaATGCTTTATGTACTCTTGATTCATATATTAACTCAAATAATGTTTGTTAATATGTATACCTTGCTTCAAGATGTTTCGTTTTGGGTTTATCAACACTTCTTTTTCTGGTTTTTCTTTCTACCATACGGATCCTCCTGCTCTTGGTTGTTTGCACTAGTACCTCATCCATATGTGATGGTAAATTTCCAATGTATAACCTCAGACCTGTTGATAAGAAAATGAGCATAAAAATGATCATAGAAAATAATGAGGGTAAAGATATGTTAAAGATTATGACTTAATCTAACT includes:
- the LOC111920309 gene encoding MDIS1-interacting receptor like kinase 2-like, translating into MLSGSIPNAFTNLHYGIDIDLSYNELTGPVPPSPNLLNASIQGNPCLCGNVTGVKLCTSQIKKKKNHPFRHKLILVIMLPLIGVVLLGLFTYGFIAYRQQWKKSPRKPLEEESGDYFHITSFDGKVVYDDILKATNDFSEAYCIGTGGYGIVYKAKLQPDNVVAVKRLHSSSENVDHSGFLNEGSLGSILRSDVLAKELDLLKRVNIVKGVANGLAYMHHDCTPPIIHRDISISNILLDSDYEACISDFGTSKLLKLDSSNWTAVAGTYGYIVPELSYTMVGNEKCDVYSFGVVALEVVMGKHPGELITSLLTLSDDHLVLANVEDSRIPPPSSQVEKQVMSVLRVSRACLNSNPLERPTKHQVSNLLMKA
- the LOC111920310 gene encoding probable leucine-rich repeat receptor-like protein kinase At2g33170 — translated: MVLVPEANLKSLTVVSNNQLSGSIPLSLANLSNLQLLYLDVNKLSGPIPTGLGNLNSLTDLDASQNKVLHALAKRLPAKREKCSKSTFIEKQTRPKLSGSIPSELKNSTQLRRLDLSSNQLVGEIPVEYGKMKSMLNLYLSNNQLSGTIPLELASFHELLVLDLSTNRLNGLIPRSIGQWAQINYLNLSNKKLSGKILSEIGKLVHLEKLDLSRNLFTKEIPSEVQTLQT
- the LOC111920311 gene encoding uncharacterized protein LOC111920311; this translates as MIIFMLIFLSTGLRLYIGNLPSHMDEVLVQTTKSRRIRMVERKTRKRSVDKPKTKHLEARHTMDSKEKKKRSVTLIRDHSKEYLSNLTVEFDQFDRAIGPNRFKFTSYHGVTTRKMISILIDSWDLVDQCDKDQLWLNIKNYWHIRDDNHKAQVLRDCNTQWKAYKSALLKLWEKGVNPVKEYPYLDKAMWKKFIVLKSTEEFEVEHHQFQLRIYRALHQNNLIIHFHQTSIQSSQLLL